From Deferrisoma camini S3R1, the proteins below share one genomic window:
- a CDS encoding type I restriction endonuclease subunit R: MTQLSEDAIEQMALAELQALGWQTAYGPDLAPDGDRPERESYGDVVLVGRLRDALVRINPELPGAAVEEALRKVLTPESPALIENNRRFHRMLTDGVDVSWMGPEGERHGKAWLLDVEHPERNDWLAVNQFTVVEGKRTRRPDLVLFVNGLPLAVIELKNPGDEQATLRQAFRQLQTYKREIPALFTYNGIGVISDGMRARFGTLASGWDRFMPWRTIDGTDLYREPGNDKQTDGTVQPGLVTLIRGMLEPRRFQDYVLNFITFEEGGGGTDGIAKKAAGYHQYHAVNQALASTLTACGIAADPGALYARFEEAEQADPFGASRVREEEDPPGRFGDRRAGVIWHTQGSGKSLSMVFYASKVIRHPAMENPTIVVLTDRNDLDNQLFATFAANRQILRQTPVQAESRAHLRDLLQVASGGVIFTTIQKFFPENRGEGHPLLSARRNVVVIADEAHRSQYDFIDGFARHMRDALPNASFIGFTGTPLEKDDRSTRAVFGDYISIYDVQRAVEDGATVPIYYECRLARIELDEDEKPRLDEAFEEITEDEENEVRKQRLRTRWASLEALVGAEKRLRLVAEDLVAHFERRQEALFGKGMIVCMSRRICVAMYEAIARLWPEWHSDDDTKGRIKVVMTGLALDPASWQPHIRNRAGRDLLARRFKDPDDELQLVIVRDMWLTGFDVPCLHTMYVDKPMGGHNLMQAIARVNRVFRDKPGGLVVDYLGIADSLKRALAVYAESGGRGRATVDQAEAVAVMREKYEIVRGILHGFDCSALVGAPPAERLQGIADAMDFVLAQEDGKRRFLTAVAALSKAFALAVPHEEALAIRDEVGLFQDIRAAMVKATAGPGGRPPEEVEAAVRQLVSRAVSGADVVDIFAAAGLRKPDISILSDEFLAEVRNLPQKNLAVEALQKLLRDEIRVGLRKNVVQERAFSELLEEALRKYHNRVVTAAQVIEELIAIAKRFQDARKRGEKLGLTEDEAAFYDALAANESAVEVLGDETLKQIAHELVDKVRRSVTVDWTRRESARAQLRILVKRILRRYGYPPDKQERATELVLEQTEVLCEDWVAA, from the coding sequence ATGACCCAACTCTCTGAAGACGCCATCGAGCAGATGGCCCTCGCCGAACTCCAGGCGCTGGGCTGGCAAACCGCCTACGGCCCGGACCTCGCTCCGGACGGTGACCGGCCGGAGAGGGAGAGTTATGGCGACGTGGTGCTCGTGGGGCGGCTTCGGGATGCGCTGGTGCGGATCAACCCCGAGCTGCCGGGTGCGGCCGTCGAGGAGGCGCTGCGCAAGGTGCTGACGCCGGAGAGCCCGGCGCTCATCGAGAACAACCGGCGCTTCCACCGGATGCTCACCGACGGGGTGGACGTATCGTGGATGGGGCCCGAGGGGGAGCGGCACGGCAAGGCGTGGCTGCTCGACGTGGAGCACCCCGAGCGGAACGACTGGCTCGCGGTCAACCAGTTCACGGTGGTGGAGGGCAAGCGCACGCGGCGGCCGGACCTCGTGCTGTTCGTGAACGGCCTGCCCCTGGCCGTGATCGAACTCAAGAACCCGGGTGACGAGCAGGCCACGCTGCGCCAGGCCTTTCGGCAGCTCCAGACGTACAAGCGGGAGATCCCGGCGCTGTTCACCTACAACGGGATCGGCGTCATCTCCGACGGCATGCGGGCCCGGTTCGGCACCCTCGCCTCGGGCTGGGACCGGTTCATGCCCTGGCGCACGATCGACGGCACCGACCTCTACCGGGAGCCGGGGAACGACAAGCAGACCGACGGTACGGTGCAGCCGGGGCTCGTGACCCTGATCCGGGGCATGCTGGAGCCGCGGCGGTTCCAGGACTACGTGCTCAACTTCATCACGTTCGAGGAGGGCGGCGGGGGAACCGACGGCATCGCCAAGAAGGCGGCCGGGTACCACCAGTACCACGCCGTGAACCAGGCGCTGGCGTCCACCCTCACCGCCTGCGGCATCGCAGCCGACCCCGGAGCCCTCTACGCCCGGTTCGAGGAGGCGGAGCAGGCCGACCCGTTCGGGGCGTCCCGTGTCCGCGAGGAAGAGGATCCCCCGGGAAGGTTCGGGGACCGCCGGGCCGGGGTGATCTGGCACACCCAGGGCTCGGGCAAAAGCCTCTCCATGGTGTTCTACGCGAGCAAGGTGATCCGCCACCCGGCCATGGAGAACCCCACCATCGTGGTGCTGACCGACCGCAACGACCTGGACAACCAGCTCTTCGCCACGTTCGCGGCCAACCGGCAGATCCTGCGCCAGACGCCGGTGCAGGCGGAGAGCCGGGCCCATCTTCGGGATCTCCTCCAGGTGGCGTCGGGCGGGGTGATCTTCACGACGATCCAGAAGTTCTTCCCCGAGAACCGGGGCGAGGGCCACCCTCTGCTCTCGGCGCGGCGCAACGTCGTGGTGATCGCCGACGAGGCCCACCGCAGCCAGTACGACTTCATCGACGGGTTCGCCCGGCACATGCGCGATGCTCTGCCCAACGCCTCGTTCATCGGGTTCACCGGCACCCCCCTCGAGAAGGACGATCGGAGCACCCGGGCGGTGTTCGGCGACTACATCTCGATCTACGACGTGCAGCGGGCCGTGGAGGACGGCGCCACGGTGCCCATCTACTACGAGTGCCGGCTGGCCCGGATCGAGCTGGACGAGGACGAGAAGCCCCGGCTCGACGAGGCGTTCGAGGAGATCACGGAGGACGAGGAGAACGAGGTCCGAAAGCAGCGGCTCCGCACCAGGTGGGCCTCGCTCGAAGCCCTGGTGGGGGCCGAAAAGCGGCTGCGCCTGGTGGCCGAGGACCTGGTGGCCCACTTCGAGCGGCGGCAGGAGGCCCTGTTCGGCAAGGGCATGATCGTGTGCATGAGCCGCCGGATCTGCGTGGCGATGTACGAGGCCATCGCCCGGCTCTGGCCGGAGTGGCACAGCGACGACGACACCAAGGGCAGGATCAAGGTGGTGATGACGGGCTTGGCCTTGGACCCGGCCTCCTGGCAGCCCCACATCCGCAACAGGGCCGGCCGGGACCTGCTGGCGCGGCGGTTCAAGGACCCGGACGACGAGCTCCAGCTCGTGATCGTGCGCGACATGTGGCTCACCGGGTTCGACGTGCCGTGCCTGCACACAATGTACGTGGACAAGCCCATGGGCGGCCACAACCTGATGCAGGCCATCGCGCGGGTGAACCGGGTGTTTCGCGACAAGCCCGGCGGGCTGGTGGTGGACTACCTGGGCATCGCCGACTCGCTCAAGAGGGCGCTCGCCGTGTACGCGGAGAGCGGGGGCCGGGGCAGGGCCACGGTGGACCAGGCCGAGGCCGTGGCGGTGATGCGCGAGAAGTACGAGATCGTCCGAGGCATCCTGCACGGGTTCGACTGCTCCGCCCTGGTGGGGGCGCCCCCTGCCGAGCGGCTCCAGGGCATCGCGGACGCCATGGATTTCGTGCTCGCCCAGGAGGACGGCAAGCGGCGGTTCCTGACGGCGGTGGCCGCGCTCTCCAAGGCCTTCGCCCTGGCCGTGCCCCACGAGGAGGCGCTGGCCATCCGCGACGAGGTGGGCCTGTTCCAGGACATCCGGGCCGCCATGGTGAAGGCCACGGCAGGCCCGGGCGGGCGGCCGCCCGAGGAGGTGGAGGCCGCGGTGCGCCAGCTCGTGTCGCGGGCGGTGTCGGGCGCCGACGTGGTGGACATCTTCGCCGCGGCAGGCTTGCGGAAACCGGACATCTCGATCCTCTCCGACGAGTTCCTGGCCGAGGTCCGGAACCTGCCCCAGAAGAACCTGGCCGTGGAGGCGCTCCAAAAGCTCCTGAGGGACGAGATCCGGGTGGGACTGCGGAAGAACGTGGTGCAGGAGCGGGCGTTCTCGGAGCTCCTGGAGGAGGCGCTCCGGAAGTACCACAACCGGGTCGTCACGGCGGCCCAGGTGATCGAGGAGCTGATCGCCATCGCGAAGCGGTTCCAGGACGCTAGGAAGCGGGGCGAGAAGCTCGGCCTGACGGAGGACGAGGCGGCCTTCTACGACGCCCTGGCCGCCAACGAGAGCGCGGTGGAGGTGCTCGGGGACGAGACGCTCAAGCAGATCGCCCACGAGCTGGTGGACAAGGTGCGGCGT